The segment GGCTCCCAGTGATGGCAGCCCATCGAGACCGTGCCTTGCCGATTCGCCTTCCACCGGTCCCCATCACCGGCCGAGGGCGTCCGCAGACCGCATCCCCCACCAACCTCCTCCTGCTCTGGAATTGTCGTTACGTGCGAAAGTTTTTTCTCTTCCCGCTTCGTCTCTGTGTTGGTTGGGGCTTTTCGCCGCGCCTGCTCAGCCTGATCGGTGCGGTCGCGTTGGTCTTGCTGCGACTTACCGTTGGCTGGCACTTTTATAGCGAAGGCATCGACAAACGCGATGCAGGCAATTGGAGTGCGGCGCCATTTTTCGCCAACGCCAAAGGCCCCTTCGCAGGCGAGTTCCGCAAGATGGTTTGGGACGCCGACGGCAAGTTGCGGCTCAATCAAAACGCCAACATGTATTCATGGGCCGTTTTCCGGGACCAAGTTGCTGCGCATTACGGCTTCGATGACGCCCAAGTACGACGAGCCCAAGACAACTACCGTGACGCGGTCAGCCAATACGAATGGGTCGTCAGCGAAAACGCAACTGAGTTGGAAGAGTTTGAACTTGGTCGTTCGCGAATTGCACGACTCGAATCCAACCAGGAAGAGAAGTCTGAAAAAATGCTGCGTGATGGAGTCACGAGCCTTGGTGGACAACGAGACACAATCCGCAAGGAATGGATAGGTAAAGCCGCCCCGGCACTGAAACAGATCGACGCAATCTGGAACAATTACGAAACGGCCCAGAATGCTTTGGCGACCACCGAACAGGCCGAATCCCGTGGTAAGCTGAGACTTGTCAAACCTCGTACCGCACGCATCGACACCAGCGTGGTGGATGGACTGCTGCCCTACTTCGATATTGCAGTCGGTTTGCTCCTGCTGTTCGGACTGTTCACGCCGGTAGCTGCGTTAGCGGCCGCAGGTTTTCTCGGTTCAGTCTTCTTGAGTCAGTATCCGCCATCGACAGGGCCGACATCGAGCAACTACCAATTGATCGAATCAATGGCATGCCTAGTTTTGGCGGGAACCGGTGCAGGCCGGTTCGCCGGTCTCGATTTCTTCCTGCATCTAATCGTTCGCAAATTTTGGTATGCGCCAGACCCGGATGCTTAGCAAGATGAACAAGGTGCGTTGAATACGCCCGATCCAAATCAAAACAAATCTCTCAAACTACATTTACATTCCAGGTTTTTTCCATGGTCGATAAACTCTCTGCCGATCAGCGTGCAGTTGGCGAACACAATTATTACTCGGCGGTTGGCAGTTACTACGACGTGAACCGTCGCGATTTCCTTCGCGGCATTGTCTCGGCTGGTGCAGTCAGTGGTGCCGGTC is part of the Rubripirellula reticaptiva genome and harbors:
- a CDS encoding DoxX family protein, which encodes MRKFFLFPLRLCVGWGFSPRLLSLIGAVALVLLRLTVGWHFYSEGIDKRDAGNWSAAPFFANAKGPFAGEFRKMVWDADGKLRLNQNANMYSWAVFRDQVAAHYGFDDAQVRRAQDNYRDAVSQYEWVVSENATELEEFELGRSRIARLESNQEEKSEKMLRDGVTSLGGQRDTIRKEWIGKAAPALKQIDAIWNNYETAQNALATTEQAESRGKLRLVKPRTARIDTSVVDGLLPYFDIAVGLLLLFGLFTPVAALAAAGFLGSVFLSQYPPSTGPTSSNYQLIESMACLVLAGTGAGRFAGLDFFLHLIVRKFWYAPDPDA